The Gemmatimonadota bacterium genome has a segment encoding these proteins:
- a CDS encoding GNAT family protein, producing MQFYIEPLDQSNAEKIASWHYEDEYAFYDPEADPEDLAELLNPALRGESMFAVRDGAGELVGFFAFQNKEGVVIFGLGLHPDLTGKGLGADFVRAGLVFAQSRFSPKTIQLHVAAFNKRAIKVYKRVGFREVEHYMNRTNGGEFDFIRMELIDGLNQ from the coding sequence ATGCAATTCTACATTGAACCATTGGATCAATCAAATGCTGAGAAAATTGCTTCATGGCATTATGAGGATGAATACGCCTTTTATGATCCTGAAGCGGATCCCGAAGATTTAGCAGAGCTTCTTAATCCTGCTCTTCGGGGCGAGTCCATGTTCGCTGTTCGAGATGGCGCAGGCGAATTAGTGGGGTTCTTTGCGTTCCAGAACAAAGAAGGCGTAGTGATTTTTGGTTTAGGACTTCATCCAGATCTAACGGGTAAAGGTTTAGGGGCAGATTTTGTTCGCGCAGGTTTGGTTTTTGCACAATCTCGATTCTCACCGAAAACCATCCAACTTCATGTTGCGGCTTTCAATAAACGAGCAATCAAGGTATATAAACGAGTTGGTTTTAGGGAAGTTGAACACTATATGAATAGGACAAATGGAGGCGAGTTCGACTTCATCCGAATGGAATTGATAGATGGGCTAAA
- a CDS encoding methyltransferase domain-containing protein, which produces MSNEWWTTFFSGNWLDVQRNMRAERTSEEVNFLVRVLNLKPGCRVLDVPCGNGRLAIPLAERGYKVTGVDITTVLLQEAQSASQGANPGLELVEMDMRDLSWIETFDAAFCFWGSFGYFDDDGNRRFLEAVHRTLKTGSKFALDIPNVAETILPRLQLRSWSKVGETTVLEDIKYRHTESRIDTEWTLVANGISETKTSSMQVYGFRELTFLFSEVGFEVCDTFSSLDCEPYELGRRAYFIVRKM; this is translated from the coding sequence GTGAGTAATGAGTGGTGGACCACCTTTTTTTCTGGAAACTGGCTCGACGTTCAAAGAAACATGCGAGCAGAGCGTACCTCAGAAGAGGTAAACTTTCTGGTGCGCGTGCTCAATTTGAAGCCAGGATGTCGGGTTCTCGATGTGCCGTGTGGCAATGGCAGATTGGCGATTCCGCTGGCTGAGAGAGGCTATAAAGTAACCGGCGTTGACATTACAACCGTCCTTCTTCAAGAGGCGCAATCCGCTTCACAAGGAGCGAATCCTGGTCTTGAGCTTGTTGAGATGGATATGAGGGATCTGTCCTGGATTGAGACATTTGATGCAGCATTCTGTTTTTGGGGAAGTTTCGGATACTTCGACGACGACGGAAATAGGCGATTCCTCGAGGCAGTGCATCGAACGCTCAAGACTGGTTCGAAATTTGCTCTGGATATTCCCAACGTCGCTGAAACAATACTCCCAAGACTCCAGCTTCGCAGTTGGAGCAAAGTAGGTGAAACAACTGTCCTGGAGGACATAAAATACAGACACACGGAGAGCCGGATTGATACTGAATGGACTCTGGTTGCGAACGGAATTTCCGAGACGAAGACAAGCTCCATGCAGGTCTATGGATTTCGAGAGTTGACATTCCTCTTTTCCGAGGTAGGTTTCGAGGTGTGCGATACTTTTTCGTCACTGGATTGCGAGCCCTATGAGCTGGGCAGACGTGCATACTTCATAGTGAGAAAAATGTAA